From one Botrytis cinerea B05.10 chromosome 7, complete sequence genomic stretch:
- the Bcdao12 gene encoding Bcdao12, which translates to MFRNSIRGQRASKFMQRRCFTSTISRQADFTHAVIGGGAVGLAIARQLAGRDGTSTLLLERNSAVGMETSSRNSEVIHAGLYYGADSLKTKVCIRGRQMLYALCAQYNIPHKNMGKWIVAQTDQQYEELVKVHEFSKTLENVPTHFVSLKQAAIEEPYVRAQTGILASPSTGIVDSHAYMQFLHGDFEERGGDTALNSNVVAITPLGNKGSLGWEILVRDKASGQENTFTAESIVNSAGLGACDVNNMIVSPDQHLTQYYAKGNYFSYSPSTPSTKHLIYPAPEPGLGGLGTHLTLDIAGRIRFGPDVEWVDSAEDLAVNSSRLPQAIEQIRRFLPDVKIEGIQPDYAGIRPKLARGGAVGSGKGFQDFVVRDMAGEGWSGWVNLLGIESPGLTSSLAIAEVVEGGLYR; encoded by the exons ATGTTTCGCAACTCCATTCGAGGTCAACGAGCCTCAAAATTTATGCAGCGACGATGTTTCACAAGTACTATCTCACGACAGGCTGATTTTACACATGCT GTTATCGGCGGAGGTGCAGTAGGCCTTGCAATTGCGAGACAGTTGGCAGGTAGAGATGGGACAAGCACATTACTTCTCGAGCGAAATAGTGCCGTGGGAATGGAAACCAGTTCGAGGAATTCTGAA GTCATCCACGCTGGTCTTTATTATGGCGCCGATTCCCTCAAAACCAAAGTATGCATTCGGGGTCGTCAGATGCTCTATGCCCTCTGCGCCCAATACAACATCCCCCACAAAAACATGGGCAAATGGATCGTAGCCCAAACAGACCAACAATATGAAGAACTTGTCAAAGTCCACGAGTTCAGCAAAACGCTCGAGAATGTCCCGACGCATTTCGTATCGTTGAAACAGGCGGCCATTGAAGAACCATATGTGCGCGCGCAAACGGGGATTCTCGCAAGTCCTTCGACGGGAATCGTAGACTCGCATGCGTATATGCAATTTCTGCATGGGGATTTCGAGGAACGCGGTGGGGATACCGCGTTGAATAGTAATGTGGTTGCCATTACTCCATTAGGGAATAAGGGGAGTCTGGGCTGGGAAATCCTCGTGCGGGATAAAGCGAGCGGGCAAGAAAATACATTCACCGCGGAAAGCATTGTCAATTCCGCCGGCTTGGGAGCTTGCGATGTGAATAACATGATTGTGTCTCCTGATCAACATCTCACGCAGTATTACGCAAAGGGGAATTATTTCTCCTATTCGCCCAGCACGCCCAGCACCAAACATCTTATCTATCCGGCGCCGGAGCCGGGGCTCGGAGGCCTGGGCACGCATCTCACGCTGGATATCGCGGGACGTATTCGCTTTGGACCGGATGTGGAGTGGGTTGATAGCGCGGAGGATTTGGCGGTGAATAGCTCGCGCTTGCCGCAGGCGATCGAGCAGATTCGACGATTTTTGCCGGATGTGAAGATTGAGGGGATTCAACCGGATTACGCGGGCATTCGACCGAAGTTGGCGAGGGGCGGGGCGGTGGGGAGTGGGAAGGGGTTTCAGGATTTTGTGGTTAGGGATATGGCGGGGGAGGGCTGGAGTGGGTGGGTGAATTTGTTGGGTATTGAGAGTCCGGGGTTGACGAGCAGTTTGGCGATTgcggaggtggtggagggggGGTTGTATAGGTGA